From a region of the Deltaproteobacteria bacterium genome:
- a CDS encoding alpha/beta hydrolase: MVSFSKKMFFALSFLYLGIHLLFFIFQRKLLFPNPSLLTKDASHSILQIPSSDGRSIYLLISEVPKSRALVLHFHGNAEIIQDTQELAEHYKKIGISFVAMEYAGYGLAHKDSISENKLYDDAEKTFTFLKERFPNQQIVLEGQSIGTGIAVELAKRGYGQKLILFSPYSSVLELARAHYPFLIFLPYLALDRFENRAKTSFIKMDTLIVHGKEDEIVPFQMGAALHSKITNSKLLALDHTGHNDLFLNHTDSIFLEIENLIGKK, translated from the coding sequence ATGGTTTCCTTCTCCAAAAAAATGTTTTTCGCTTTATCCTTTCTCTATCTGGGTATTCATCTTCTGTTCTTTATTTTTCAGAGAAAACTTCTTTTTCCTAATCCTTCTCTTTTAACAAAAGATGCATCGCATTCAATTTTGCAAATACCCAGCTCCGACGGACGCAGCATCTATCTACTTATTTCAGAAGTTCCAAAAAGTCGCGCGCTGGTTTTGCATTTTCATGGAAATGCAGAAATCATACAAGATACCCAGGAATTGGCTGAGCATTATAAAAAAATAGGTATAAGTTTTGTGGCGATGGAGTACGCAGGTTACGGTTTGGCACATAAAGATTCTATTTCGGAAAATAAACTTTATGATGATGCTGAAAAAACCTTTACTTTTTTAAAGGAAAGATTTCCAAATCAGCAAATTGTTTTAGAAGGGCAGTCGATTGGAACGGGTATTGCCGTAGAGTTGGCCAAACGAGGTTATGGTCAAAAACTTATTTTATTTTCCCCTTATAGCAGTGTGCTCGAGCTTGCTCGAGCACATTATCCTTTTCTAATTTTTCTTCCTTATCTGGCTTTAGATCGCTTTGAAAATAGAGCTAAAACATCTTTTATCAAAATGGATACTCTTATTGTTCATGGAAAAGAAGATGAAATTGTTCCCTTTCAAATGGGAGCAGCGCTCCATTCAAAAATTACGAATTCAAAATTGCTTGCCCTAGATCATACAGGGCACAATGATTTGTTTTTAAATCATACAGATTCGATATTTCTGGAAATTGAAAATTTGATTGGAAAGAAGTAA
- a CDS encoding ATP-binding protein: MLRSLYQKLLDWKDSLRRKPLILQGARQVGKTYLIKEFGTKEYADVAYFNFEEKPKLVSLFENELSPAALIQSLQIELQKKIEPQKTLMIWDEVQVSPNALNSLKYFYENNPEYHLICAGSLLGITLGQQKSFPVGKVNFLNLYPLSFVEFLQALGFSELLSLLKEKKDFSPLPELFHQKLIAQLKLYYFLGGMPEVVKNYLQNQDLLEARTIQQEILRSYLLDFSKHAQSVDVIKIQQVWGQVPSQLAKENKKFSVSELHKNARLREYRVPIQWLLEAGLLQKVGRVSLPKIPLNGYLQEGFSKLYLLDTGLLGALLELTPKTLIEGNELFTHFHGAQVENFVAQELLTYCEKPIYYWSSQGRAEVDFLVSLEEEIIPIEVKAGENTRSRSLGEYVRNYHPEKALRFSLRNYHFHNGASDIPLYDVFRILSL, translated from the coding sequence ATGCTTCGTAGCCTTTATCAAAAACTTTTGGATTGGAAGGATAGCCTCAGACGCAAACCTCTAATTTTGCAGGGGGCCAGGCAGGTTGGGAAAACCTATTTGATAAAGGAGTTTGGGACTAAAGAATATGCGGATGTCGCTTATTTTAATTTTGAAGAAAAACCCAAGCTTGTTTCTCTGTTTGAAAATGAACTCAGTCCAGCTGCCCTTATTCAATCTCTCCAAATAGAATTGCAAAAAAAAATTGAGCCTCAAAAAACCTTGATGATTTGGGATGAAGTACAAGTTTCTCCCAACGCTTTAAACAGTCTTAAATATTTTTATGAAAACAATCCCGAGTATCATTTGATTTGCGCGGGCTCTCTTTTAGGAATTACCCTAGGGCAGCAAAAATCTTTTCCGGTGGGGAAAGTAAATTTTTTGAATTTGTATCCCTTAAGTTTTGTAGAATTTTTGCAGGCCCTCGGATTTAGCGAATTGCTCTCTCTACTCAAAGAAAAAAAAGATTTTTCGCCTCTTCCAGAATTGTTTCATCAAAAGCTCATCGCCCAATTAAAACTTTATTATTTTTTAGGAGGTATGCCTGAAGTTGTAAAAAACTATCTCCAAAACCAGGATTTACTTGAAGCGCGAACTATTCAACAAGAAATACTTAGATCCTATTTACTTGATTTTTCAAAGCATGCGCAATCTGTGGATGTCATTAAGATTCAACAAGTCTGGGGACAAGTTCCTTCTCAATTGGCTAAAGAGAATAAAAAATTTTCCGTCTCAGAGCTCCATAAAAATGCACGACTCAGAGAATACCGAGTGCCTATTCAATGGCTTTTAGAAGCGGGTTTGCTGCAAAAAGTTGGCAGGGTTAGTCTTCCTAAAATCCCATTAAATGGATATTTACAAGAAGGTTTTTCTAAACTTTATCTGTTAGATACAGGTCTACTGGGTGCACTTTTGGAATTAACCCCTAAAACTCTTATTGAGGGAAATGAACTGTTCACCCACTTTCACGGCGCCCAGGTTGAAAATTTTGTTGCTCAAGAATTACTTACTTATTGCGAGAAACCAATTTATTATTGGAGCAGCCAAGGAAGAGCCGAAGTTGATTTCCTTGTTTCTTTAGAAGAAGAAATTATTCCCATCGAAGTAAAGGCCGGGGAAAATACACGATCAAGAAGCTTGGGCGAATATGTAAGGAATTACCATCCTGAAAAAGCATTGCGCTTTTCTTTGAGAAATTATCACTTTCACAACGGGGCATCGGATATTCCCCTGTATGATGTCTTCCGGATTTTAAGCTTGTAA
- a CDS encoding pyridoxal-phosphate dependent enzyme: MTSSSLFHVATQIASLFAPLEFVDDIPHVGQETLRVLLPLQSMHAIQPDLDRVIYLIRRFEKPNPPIREAQKILLEIEGRLYGTMAREGTLPEVVREQFQQLIEGHGLINPSGIERAFRWIREPFAEGLQREMGLRPRGGRAHHTIQTPLELFPALSEHLGREVYLKREDRQYIGSFKIRGAANLLIHELVMGRKRRPCAASHGNHAQGLVQAAANLGFPQVLLFLPTNASPIKIEQCREMGAEVRLVGDTFEEAEDQARAWQAEKPDERILVPAYENPLVSMGQGTIGMEVLLEMTRRGIKLFTTLVPAGGGGMLAGIATWLAPSLLVIGVESDSHPYISESFRAKKIIRPDHYYHVDTDADGIALQRIGQTGFPNILQYARDVIKIPEKFVQGGIAYFHDDGYVAEGAAATPLVALLYRVLQLDTYGLASDTPVVLIYSGRNIDPNRLYEIDTKYGRGLWNELKK; this comes from the coding sequence ATGACATCATCCTCTCTCTTTCATGTTGCCACACAGATTGCGTCGCTTTTTGCGCCGTTGGAATTTGTGGACGATATTCCTCATGTCGGCCAAGAGACGCTTCGTGTCCTTTTGCCACTGCAATCCATGCACGCCATTCAACCGGATCTCGATCGTGTCATCTATCTGATCCGACGTTTTGAAAAGCCCAACCCCCCCATCCGTGAAGCTCAAAAAATCCTTCTTGAGATTGAGGGAAGACTTTATGGAACGATGGCTCGTGAAGGGACTTTGCCCGAGGTGGTGCGCGAGCAATTTCAACAGTTGATTGAAGGTCATGGGCTGATCAACCCCTCCGGGATCGAGCGGGCGTTTCGATGGATCCGTGAACCCTTTGCCGAAGGTCTCCAGCGCGAGATGGGATTGCGGCCACGAGGGGGTCGCGCGCATCACACGATCCAGACGCCGCTTGAATTATTTCCGGCGCTTTCCGAACATCTGGGCAGGGAAGTCTACCTCAAACGCGAAGACCGACAATATATTGGTTCGTTTAAGATTCGAGGTGCGGCGAATCTTTTGATTCATGAATTGGTGATGGGGAGAAAACGGCGTCCCTGTGCGGCTTCACATGGGAACCACGCACAAGGACTGGTTCAGGCAGCAGCCAATCTGGGATTTCCTCAAGTCCTTCTTTTTCTTCCCACCAATGCTTCTCCGATAAAAATTGAACAGTGTCGCGAAATGGGTGCCGAGGTGCGATTGGTCGGTGACACTTTTGAAGAAGCTGAAGATCAGGCGCGAGCCTGGCAGGCCGAAAAACCGGACGAGCGTATTCTTGTTCCCGCCTACGAAAATCCTCTTGTGTCGATGGGCCAGGGCACCATCGGTATGGAGGTATTGCTTGAAATGACTCGACGAGGGATCAAGCTTTTCACCACACTTGTCCCTGCGGGCGGTGGGGGCATGTTGGCTGGAATCGCAACGTGGTTGGCTCCTTCGCTTCTTGTCATTGGCGTTGAATCCGATTCCCATCCTTATATTTCAGAATCATTCCGGGCCAAAAAAATTATTCGGCCCGATCATTACTATCATGTCGATACGGATGCCGATGGCATTGCTCTCCAACGCATCGGCCAAACTGGCTTCCCAAACATTCTGCAATACGCCAGAGACGTCATTAAAATTCCTGAGAAATTTGTTCAAGGAGGAATCGCTTATTTCCATGATGATGGTTATGTCGCCGAGGGTGCCGCCGCGACACCGCTAGTGGCTCTCCTCTATAGAGTTCTCCAATTAGACACATACGGGTTAGCCAGTGATACGCCCGTTGTTCTCATTTATTCTGGTAGAAACATCGATCCTAACAGGCTCTATGAAATCGATACGAAATACGGCAGAGGATTGTGGAATGAGCTCAAGAAATAA
- a CDS encoding AAA family ATPase, protein MNPIQNPFSPGAGTPPPALVGRQPIITQAKVTLARIKNGRSEKSFLLVGLRGVGKTVLLRTIYEEALQLGYQAAFIEAPENKSLSELIIPALREILFKLDRMENLNQKVKRALRIFRSFIGSIKLGNENFNVSLDVEPETGTADSGNLESDLSALFIALGEAAAARQTGIALIIDEIQYISEKEFGALIMAIHAVGQKQLPVVLIGAGLPQVVGLAGKAKSYAERLFNYPDIGPLEDKDAAEALNVPVQQQGVKFHPDAIQSILKTTKGYPYFIQEWGYETWNFAKQSPILLEDVEKAMPQIIKKLDENFFRVRFDRLTRGEKNYLRAMAELGEGPYRSGDIAKVLGIKVQSGAPVRNSLIKKGMIYSQTHGDTEFTVPLFGDFIKRVIP, encoded by the coding sequence ATGAACCCGATTCAAAATCCATTTAGCCCAGGAGCCGGAACCCCTCCTCCTGCCTTAGTTGGCCGTCAGCCTATTATTACCCAAGCAAAAGTAACCTTGGCACGCATCAAAAATGGACGCTCAGAGAAGAGTTTCTTACTTGTAGGGCTTCGTGGAGTGGGAAAAACGGTCCTTCTTAGAACTATTTATGAAGAAGCCCTTCAACTCGGCTATCAAGCAGCATTTATTGAAGCACCCGAAAATAAAAGCCTTTCCGAATTAATTATTCCCGCCTTACGAGAAATATTATTCAAACTGGATCGAATGGAGAACCTAAACCAAAAGGTAAAACGTGCCTTGAGAATCTTTCGGAGTTTTATCGGCTCTATTAAATTGGGGAATGAAAATTTCAATGTAAGTTTGGATGTGGAGCCTGAAACCGGAACTGCAGATAGTGGAAACCTTGAATCCGACCTAAGCGCCTTATTTATAGCGCTGGGAGAAGCTGCAGCAGCGCGACAAACTGGAATTGCCTTAATTATTGATGAAATCCAATACATCAGTGAAAAAGAATTTGGCGCCTTGATTATGGCCATTCATGCTGTAGGTCAAAAGCAACTTCCGGTAGTACTAATTGGGGCCGGTCTTCCCCAAGTGGTGGGCTTGGCTGGAAAAGCAAAATCTTATGCAGAGCGGTTGTTTAATTATCCCGATATTGGTCCTCTGGAGGATAAGGATGCTGCCGAGGCCCTCAATGTTCCGGTTCAACAACAGGGAGTAAAATTTCATCCCGATGCCATTCAAAGTATTTTGAAAACCACAAAAGGCTATCCGTATTTTATCCAAGAATGGGGCTACGAAACCTGGAACTTTGCCAAACAATCCCCTATCCTTTTAGAAGATGTTGAAAAGGCCATGCCTCAAATCATCAAAAAGTTGGATGAAAACTTCTTCCGTGTTCGCTTCGATCGATTGACACGAGGTGAAAAAAACTATCTTCGAGCCATGGCCGAATTGGGGGAAGGCCCTTATCGTTCAGGGGATATTGCAAAAGTCTTAGGAATCAAAGTTCAATCCGGGGCCCCTGTCCGAAACTCCCTCATTAAAAAAGGAATGATTTACAGCCAAACCCATGGCGATACCGAGTTTACCGTTCCACTTTTTGGAGATTTTATAAAACGCGTAATTCCTTAA
- a CDS encoding acyl-CoA/acyl-ACP dehydrogenase, which produces MFDHLLSEQQLKFRDEIRDFVKSIPSQMILDMDANKITFPKEFLQEAGRRNLLGCRYSKKWGGREMNWVTASMAMEEIGTLGYIFACTFGVGAELVCDALMIHGSDEQKEKYVFPLLQGKVFAAECLTEPRGGSDFFGTSTKAEDKGDYFLLNGQKRFIVGGEGADFFLVYARTDAQAESHKGISALIVERGPGVETPYHYGLMGCRGGGTSRVVFRDVKVPKKNIVGRMNGGFEVFKTMMIPERLGTAAMTIGAARPALEIATDYSSRRKAFGRPVAQFQGVSFQIAEAVTLLDTSRSMVYVTSEAVDKGVEEKKLRRMVSETKRFVTESCQQVAHNAMQVIGGIGYTDVFPVERIHRDLRLASIWTGTNEIMNVIIAEEWYKERQKMREARKTRDSESDAASADQVEEKNYGE; this is translated from the coding sequence ATGTTCGATCACTTACTCTCTGAACAACAACTCAAATTCCGCGACGAAATTCGAGATTTCGTCAAATCCATTCCGAGTCAGATGATTCTGGATATGGATGCCAACAAGATTACTTTTCCAAAGGAATTTCTTCAGGAGGCAGGGCGAAGAAATCTGCTGGGTTGCCGCTATTCCAAGAAGTGGGGGGGACGAGAGATGAATTGGGTGACCGCCAGCATGGCCATGGAAGAGATCGGAACGCTGGGTTATATCTTCGCCTGTACCTTTGGGGTGGGAGCCGAACTGGTGTGTGATGCCCTTATGATCCATGGAAGCGACGAGCAAAAAGAGAAATACGTGTTCCCTCTCCTTCAAGGGAAAGTGTTTGCGGCCGAATGTCTGACAGAACCTCGTGGAGGTTCTGATTTTTTTGGGACTTCGACGAAGGCCGAAGACAAAGGCGATTATTTCCTTCTGAATGGTCAGAAGCGCTTTATTGTCGGTGGAGAAGGGGCAGATTTTTTTCTGGTCTATGCACGAACAGACGCCCAGGCAGAATCTCACAAAGGCATTTCAGCCCTGATCGTGGAACGTGGCCCCGGTGTTGAAACGCCGTATCACTATGGCTTGATGGGCTGCCGCGGTGGCGGAACCAGCCGTGTCGTCTTCAGGGATGTGAAGGTTCCCAAAAAGAATATTGTTGGTCGAATGAACGGTGGCTTTGAGGTCTTCAAAACAATGATGATTCCCGAACGTCTCGGAACAGCCGCCATGACGATTGGTGCGGCGCGTCCGGCCCTGGAAATAGCCACAGATTACAGCAGCCGCCGCAAGGCCTTTGGACGGCCAGTGGCCCAATTCCAGGGAGTGAGCTTTCAGATCGCTGAGGCAGTGACTTTGCTCGATACCTCACGCTCGATGGTGTATGTGACTTCTGAGGCCGTGGACAAAGGGGTGGAGGAAAAAAAGCTTCGGCGCATGGTCTCGGAGACCAAGAGGTTTGTGACTGAGTCTTGCCAGCAGGTCGCTCATAACGCCATGCAGGTAATAGGAGGAATCGGCTACACCGATGTCTTTCCCGTCGAACGCATCCACAGAGATCTGCGCCTTGCCTCCATTTGGACAGGAACCAACGAAATCATGAATGTGATCATCGCAGAGGAATGGTACAAGGAACGACAAAAAATGAGAGAGGCCCGCAAAACCCGTGACTCCGAGAGCGATGCCGCGTCTGCAGATCAGGTGGAAGAAAAGAATTATGGGGAGTAA
- a CDS encoding 2,3-bisphosphoglycerate-independent phosphoglycerate mutase has protein sequence MPNMKPTVLIILDGFGERAEIKDNAVKQADTPHLNSFLKNYPHTLIEASGKAVGLPAGLMGNSEVGHLTLGAGRIVLLGLTRIYAAIEEGSFFKNSVLVSAMDAALQNNSALHLLGLVSDGAVHSHQDHLYALLKMAKQKGLEKVYIHAFTDGRDTAPKMADVYLMQLQDQIRQIGVGQIATVSGRFYAMDRDKRWERIQLAYEAIVEGKGRLCSTLEEAVQTAFQHNETDEFILPTVLALCGRIQSKDSVLFFNFRADRAREMTQALTQQNFEGFERKTFPSLSYFGCFSEYDAGFNLPVAFPKIDIRETFPEILSQKGLRQLRIAETEKYAHVTFFFSGGVEQPYPGEDRILVPSPKEVPTYDLKPEMSAKGITEKLLKALDEQKYDFVICNFANPDMVGHTGNLPAAIRAVEVVDECLGQLVEKVLSQQGSVVITADHGNCEKMKDERGNPHTAHTIDLVPFILISENYRGKSSEILRQGGGLPDIAPTLLKLMHIPQPARMMGKSLVLT, from the coding sequence ATGCCTAATATGAAACCCACCGTACTGATTATCCTCGATGGTTTTGGCGAACGAGCCGAAATCAAAGACAACGCGGTTAAACAAGCCGACACTCCTCATTTGAATTCCTTCTTAAAAAATTATCCTCACACCCTGATTGAGGCTTCCGGCAAGGCCGTAGGCTTACCCGCTGGCCTGATGGGAAATTCTGAGGTAGGTCATCTCACCCTTGGTGCAGGACGCATTGTTTTGCTGGGACTCACTCGAATTTATGCGGCGATCGAAGAGGGCTCTTTCTTTAAAAATTCTGTTTTGGTGTCCGCTATGGATGCTGCACTACAAAACAACTCTGCCCTGCATTTGCTGGGCTTGGTGTCTGATGGAGCGGTGCACTCGCATCAGGATCACCTTTATGCACTCCTGAAAATGGCGAAGCAGAAGGGCCTCGAGAAAGTTTACATCCATGCCTTTACCGATGGACGCGATACTGCTCCAAAAATGGCAGATGTTTATTTGATGCAACTTCAAGATCAGATCCGTCAAATTGGAGTCGGACAAATTGCCACTGTGAGCGGTCGGTTTTATGCTATGGATCGCGATAAACGCTGGGAGAGAATTCAGCTGGCTTATGAAGCAATAGTCGAAGGCAAGGGACGTCTGTGTTCAACCCTGGAAGAGGCTGTTCAGACGGCATTTCAACATAATGAAACGGATGAATTTATTTTACCGACAGTGCTTGCGCTTTGCGGGAGGATTCAATCGAAGGACTCCGTCCTCTTCTTCAACTTTCGTGCTGACCGTGCCCGAGAAATGACGCAGGCCTTGACGCAACAAAATTTTGAAGGCTTTGAACGAAAAACATTTCCCAGCCTTTCTTATTTTGGATGTTTTTCGGAATACGATGCCGGTTTCAATCTGCCAGTGGCTTTTCCAAAAATAGATATTCGCGAAACCTTCCCAGAAATCCTCAGCCAAAAGGGCTTAAGACAATTGCGGATTGCGGAAACCGAAAAGTATGCCCATGTCACCTTCTTTTTTAGCGGGGGTGTAGAACAGCCCTATCCGGGGGAAGACCGGATTTTAGTGCCTTCCCCCAAAGAAGTGCCCACTTATGACCTGAAGCCGGAAATGAGTGCGAAGGGCATTACTGAAAAATTACTGAAAGCCCTGGATGAGCAAAAATATGATTTTGTGATCTGCAATTTTGCCAACCCCGACATGGTGGGACACACGGGAAATCTGCCCGCGGCCATCCGTGCGGTGGAAGTGGTGGATGAATGTCTGGGGCAACTGGTTGAGAAAGTCTTGTCTCAGCAAGGGAGCGTGGTGATTACAGCCGATCATGGCAATTGTGAAAAAATGAAGGATGAAAGGGGAAATCCCCATACCGCGCATACTATCGATTTGGTCCCTTTTATTTTGATTAGCGAAAATTACCGCGGAAAATCTTCCGAGATTTTACGCCAGGGCGGGGGCCTACCGGATATTGCGCCTACTTTATTAAAGCTTATGCATATTCCTCAGCCGGCAAGGATGATGGGCAAGTCGCTTGTTCTAACTTGA
- a CDS encoding 23S rRNA (pseudouridine(1915)-N(3))-methyltransferase RlmH, whose amino-acid sequence MKIRIVAVGKLKEPALFDLLQNYLRRIQPLCPLRLEEVKDFPIRKGTSTSVALNLEAEFIKERLSDDSFYIVLDVKGKQKSSEDLSALLQRLENENRKEVVFILGGPFGVSEELLRGARERLSLSKMTFPHELARVILVEQLYRAYTILKKVPYHHA is encoded by the coding sequence ATGAAAATAAGAATCGTTGCCGTTGGCAAACTCAAAGAACCTGCCCTGTTTGATTTACTCCAAAATTATCTGCGAAGAATTCAACCCCTGTGTCCGTTGAGGTTGGAGGAAGTAAAAGACTTTCCCATTCGTAAAGGGACGTCTACTTCTGTAGCGCTTAATCTGGAGGCCGAATTCATTAAAGAGCGGCTGTCGGACGATTCTTTTTACATTGTGCTAGACGTCAAGGGGAAACAAAAAAGCAGCGAGGACCTTTCTGCCTTGCTGCAGCGCTTGGAAAATGAAAACCGCAAAGAGGTTGTTTTTATTTTAGGTGGACCTTTTGGAGTGTCCGAAGAGCTGCTTCGTGGGGCCCGGGAACGCCTGTCGCTCTCCAAAATGACCTTTCCCCATGAATTAGCACGCGTGATCCTGGTCGAACAGCTTTATCGAGCTTATACGATTTTGAAGAAGGTTCCTTATCATCATGCCTAA
- the rsfS gene encoding ribosome silencing factor: protein MKNNPLELAKKITSLASEIKAIDPVILDLEGISSFTDFFVVCSATSDRQTRAICDKVEMDLKKEAIRPNSVEGYDQGAWIIVDYFDVVLHIFTEEVRKQYDLEGFWQKAKRVKTSQKKSRPKASIKKISAKAKKVSPAKKKK, encoded by the coding sequence ATGAAAAATAATCCCCTAGAACTCGCAAAAAAAATCACCTCACTGGCCAGTGAAATCAAGGCGATTGATCCTGTTATCTTAGACCTGGAAGGCATCTCCAGTTTTACGGATTTTTTTGTGGTGTGTTCGGCCACTTCAGACCGCCAGACCCGGGCCATTTGCGACAAGGTGGAAATGGATCTTAAAAAAGAAGCAATTCGCCCCAATTCGGTGGAAGGCTATGATCAGGGGGCTTGGATCATCGTCGATTATTTCGATGTCGTGTTGCACATCTTTACTGAAGAAGTTCGAAAACAGTACGACCTGGAAGGCTTTTGGCAGAAGGCCAAACGCGTGAAGACCAGTCAAAAAAAGAGTAGACCTAAGGCGTCCATCAAAAAGATATCCGCAAAAGCCAAAAAAGTTTCTCCTGCGAAAAAGAAGAAGTAA
- a CDS encoding type II toxin-antitoxin system HicA family toxin has translation MPSLNPISHRNFLKVLRKFGFSGPYSGGKHLFMQKADLTLTVPNPHKSDIGVELLKRILKQAGISNKQWIKVNQNEK, from the coding sequence ATGCCTTCTTTAAACCCCATTTCTCATCGAAATTTTCTTAAAGTGCTGCGGAAATTTGGATTTAGTGGCCCTTATTCCGGAGGAAAGCATTTGTTTATGCAGAAAGCAGATCTTACTTTGACAGTTCCTAATCCACATAAAAGCGATATTGGTGTTGAGTTACTCAAAAGAATTTTAAAACAAGCAGGAATTTCTAACAAACAGTGGATTAAGGTAAATCAAAATGAAAAATAA
- a CDS encoding type II toxin-antitoxin system HicB family antitoxin, which translates to MILEYVDLALKKAKYEILEDDKSYYAEVPGFRGVSANAKDLETCRTELREVLEEWILIRLRKNLLLPVLKGINLNFKKVA; encoded by the coding sequence ATGATTCTTGAATATGTCGATTTAGCTCTTAAAAAGGCAAAATATGAAATTCTTGAGGATGATAAAAGTTATTATGCTGAGGTCCCTGGTTTTCGTGGGGTGAGTGCAAATGCAAAAGATTTAGAAACTTGTCGCACCGAACTTCGAGAAGTTTTAGAGGAATGGATTTTAATCCGACTGAGAAAAAATTTATTGTTGCCTGTCTTAAAAGGGATTAATTTGAATTTCAAAAAAGTAGCTTAA
- a CDS encoding glutamate-5-semialdehyde dehydrogenase, with protein sequence MKLSVLKIAQNAQIASFYASRLTTLQKNKALSHIAQALRAQSSRIIEANEKDLTAGREKGLSAAMLERLTLNERRVEEMAKAVEEVVELADPVGQVVKEWTRPNHLQIQKVRIPLGVIGIIYESRPNVTVDAAVLCLKSSNAVVLRGGSEAIHSNLVLGEILREVLKEEGIHQDLIQVVPVTDREAMKELLLQDQYIDLIIPRGGESLMQFIREHSRIPVVKHDKGVCHVFVDESANLEWAEKICINSKVQRPSVCNALETLLVHEKVAAKFLPPMVQTYQNLGVEVRGCEKTKAICPSVKAATKEDWSTEYLDLIIAIKVVKNLEEAMGHIQKYGSLHTESIVTENKENAERFLREMNSSVVLVNASTRFNDGGQLGLGAEIGISTTKLHAFGPMGLEELTAQKYVVRGEGQIRE encoded by the coding sequence ATGAAATTGTCTGTTTTAAAAATTGCGCAAAATGCCCAAATTGCTTCTTTTTATGCCTCGCGTTTGACGACGCTTCAAAAGAACAAGGCCTTGTCACACATCGCCCAAGCACTGCGGGCTCAATCTTCACGCATTATTGAAGCCAATGAAAAAGATTTAACAGCCGGTCGTGAAAAAGGCTTATCTGCTGCGATGCTTGAGCGTCTCACTCTCAACGAAAGACGGGTCGAAGAAATGGCCAAGGCGGTGGAAGAAGTCGTCGAGCTTGCGGATCCTGTCGGGCAAGTGGTCAAGGAATGGACTCGCCCTAATCATTTACAAATTCAAAAAGTACGCATTCCTTTAGGCGTGATTGGAATCATCTATGAATCTCGCCCCAACGTGACGGTAGATGCAGCCGTGCTCTGTTTAAAATCGAGCAACGCCGTGGTGCTGCGGGGGGGCTCGGAAGCCATTCATTCGAACCTCGTTCTAGGTGAAATTTTACGCGAGGTGCTCAAAGAGGAAGGCATTCATCAAGATCTCATCCAGGTGGTTCCTGTGACTGATCGTGAGGCCATGAAAGAGTTATTGCTTCAGGATCAATATATTGATCTCATCATCCCTCGGGGGGGTGAGTCGTTGATGCAGTTTATTCGGGAACATTCGAGAATTCCTGTGGTGAAACACGATAAGGGTGTGTGTCATGTTTTTGTGGATGAAAGTGCCAATCTCGAATGGGCTGAAAAAATCTGTATCAATTCCAAAGTTCAACGCCCTTCGGTTTGCAATGCCCTCGAGACCTTGCTGGTGCATGAAAAAGTGGCGGCAAAGTTTCTTCCCCCAATGGTTCAAACTTACCAGAACCTGGGGGTGGAAGTGAGGGGCTGTGAAAAGACCAAGGCCATTTGTCCCTCTGTGAAGGCCGCCACTAAAGAAGATTGGTCCACAGAGTATCTCGATTTGATCATTGCCATCAAGGTAGTGAAAAATCTGGAGGAGGCGATGGGGCACATTCAAAAATATGGTTCTTTGCATACCGAATCGATTGTCACTGAAAACAAAGAAAATGCCGAACGCTTTTTACGCGAGATGAATTCTTCGGTGGTCTTGGTGAATGCCTCCACTCGTTTTAACGATGGGGGTCAGCTGGGCTTAGGCGCCGAAATCGGAATTTCGACCACCAAACTGCATGCCTTTGGTCCCATGGGTTTGGAAGAACTGACCGCTCAAAAGTATGTAGTGCGGGGCGAAGGGCAGATTCGGGAATAA